TTTTCATCTATTTTGGTGAAGAAGGGAACTGATTTGATTTCAACTTCGTCCAAAATAATCTGTGCCGTATTCACCTTACCTTGACGGATGTATTTGATGTCAATTTTGGTGTTTTTTGCCCCTTTTAATAATTGTGAAGCATCCTCTTTGAATTCAGATAAAAGCACATCACCTATTTGTATAATTTCATCTCCAGGTTTGAAACCCGCTTTATCGGCAGGGAAATTTTTATAGATTTCTTTAATTATTAATTTATCTTGTTTTCGAGTAATTAAAGCGCCTATTCCGGTATATTCGCCAGTGTTGTTTATTTTAAATCGTAATACATCTTGCTCATTGAAATAAACAGTGTAAGGGTCAAGACTGGCTAGCATGCCTTTGATAGCGCTATCCATTAACTCTCCCGGATTTGTTTCGTCCACATAATTAGTGTTCAATTCCTTGAAAAGAGTAGTGAATATTTCTATTTGCTTCGCAATTTCAAAAAAATCGTTTTTGAAACTCGCACCTACAAATATAAAGGCCGAAGCGACAATAGGGATGATGTATTTTTTTTTGAAAAAAGGGGCCATAGCATTTAGATTCTAACTTTAAAGATTACTAAATTAAGCAATAATAAATTCATTTATGTAGTAAACTGTATGTTCATTTTATTTGAAAAAAGAAAAATTATCCCGTAATAGAATCATTGCCATTTTCATGGGTTTCTTTTTTTGCAGTTTGAGCTATAAACTTCTCAAACAATTGAATTGTTTTGGTATTGATTTCTTCGAATGATAGGCGGTCTTTGCTTTGGTAAAAAAACATAAAAGCATAGGGTTTATCTAAACTATCAATAAGGAGATGCTTGTTAAGGCGGTAGGTTTCCCGGAGCACTCGTTTGAAATAATTTCGGTCAACCGCTTTTTTAAAGTGCTTTTTCGAAACAGAAACGCCCATTTTTATTTTTTGAGCATCAACGGTGTCATCGGCATAGTAAACCAATCGTAAAGGGTATTTGGAAACCGATTTCCCTTCAGAAAACAATAATCCAATCGTAATTTTACTTTTAAGTTTTTCGTTTTTGGAATAAGTGAAGTTCATTTCTATAAAAAAAGGCAAAGATTTCTAAAAAGCAAAGGTACAATTAAACCCGAAACCTATTATTGTTTAGGAATTAAATACCACTAAAAATATATTTATTACTTTTGTGTCTAATTTATTTAGCATGCAAAAACTGATTTCGTATCCCATATCCGTCATATATTATTTGTGTTTTGGTCTTACGTTGGTTGTATTTCATCCTATTCAATGGGTTTGTTTTAATTTATTTGGATATCAAGCCCATAAAGTGAGCGTTGATTATCTAAATTTTTTTTTACTCAAATGCACAAATCTTTTAGGGACAACCTACAAGTTTGAAAATCTGGATAGCATTCCTGAAGGAGTTCCATTAATATTTGTATCCAATCATCAAAGCATGTATGATATCATAGCGATGATTTGGTTTATGCGTCGTTTTCATTGTAAGTTTGTCAGCAAAAAGGAATTGGGTAAAGGAATTCCAAGTGTTTCGTATAATTTAAGACACGGAGGTTCAGCGCTTATTGATAGAAAAGATCCAAAACAAGCCATACCAGCAATTAAAGGATTATCCGAGTATATTGAAAAAAACAATCGTTCAGCTGTAATTTTCCCTGAAGGAACACGAAGTAAAACGGGTCATCCAAAACCGTTTGCACAAAGCGGACTAAAGATATTGTGCAAGTATGCTCCATCGGCTTATGTAGTTCCAATAAGTATAAATAATTCATGGAAAGTGGTGAAATATGGTTTTTTTCCACTTGGTTTAGGAAATCGCCTTACCTTTGTAATTCATAAGCCTTTAAAGGTTAGTGAATTTAAATTTGAAGAGATCATAGAAAAGGCTGAAAGCGCCATAGTAAAAGGAATAAAATTTTAATTTATATAAAATGTCAATAAAAAACATTCGATTAGAAGTAATGCAGTTTTTAGAAAAAAACGTGGCAAGCTATGTTGATCAGTATTTAATACCTGTTGAAGAAATATGGCAACCCTCTGATTTTTTACCTAATTCTGAAAGCGATAATTTCTTAGAAGAAGTAAAAGAGTTACGTGAAATATCTAAGGACTTACCTTACGATTTCTGGGTAGCAATGGTAGGAGATATGATTACCGAAGAGGCTTTGCCAACCTATGAAAACTGGTTAATGGAAGTTGAAGGTGTAGATAATCTAGAGAGAAACGGTTGGGCCCAATGGGTTCGTCAGTGGACAGGTGAAGAAAACCGTCATGGAGATTTACTAAATAAATATTTGTATTTATCTGGTCGTGTAAATATGCGCGAAATTGAAATGACAACACAGCATCTTATCAACGACGGTTTTGATATTGGTACTGGTAGAGATCCTTATAAGAACTTTGTTTACACTAGTTTTCAAGAATTAGCTACTTATGTTTCTCACAATAGAGTTTCTCAATTAGCGAAAAGCTATGGAGATAAAAAATTAGCTAAAATGTGTAAAATGATTGCTGGTGACGAAATGCGTCATCACCATGCGTATAGTGAATTTGTAAATCAGATTTTCAAAATTGATCCTAGCGAAATGATGCTTGCTTTTCAATACATGATGAAAGCTAAAATTGTGATGCCAGCGCATTTCTTGAGAGAATCAGGAGCAAAAATTAGTTCTGCTTTTGAATTATTCTCTGATTCAGCACAACGTATTGGTGTTTACACAGCTAATGATTATGTCGAAATCATGCAAAAATTAATTGACAAATGGGAAATTGATAAAATCTCAGGTTTAACGGATGAAGCCGAGAAAGCGCGGGATTACTTGATGAAACTACCAGCAAGAATGGCTAGAATTTCGGAAAGAATTGTAATTCCTCAAGAAACTCATATTTTTAAATGGGTTGAACCTGCAAGATTATAGTCTTTATGACTGAATAGATAGATTCAAATATATAAATGTTGATTTTTAAAGTGTTAAAACTTTGAAAATCAACATTTTTTTTAAAATTATAAAAAATGAACAACACAGATATTATTAGTAAAACAATCGCTTTTGTAAAAGAAAAACTCAATAATGCTGAGGGTGGACATGACTGGTTTCATATCGAAAGGGTGTATAAGAACAGTATATTGATTGCTAATGAGGAAGCTTGTGACTTAACTGTAGTGAAATTAGGAGCGTTACTTCATGATATTGCCGATAGCAAATTTCATGGCGGTGATGAAACAATAGGCCCCAAAACGGCACGAACATTTCTAGAATATGAAAATGTAGATGAATCTATTATTGATCATGTTGTAAAAATCATTGAAAACATCTCTTTTAAAGGTGGGAATTTTGAAAAGAATTTCTCGTCTATAGAATTGGATATTGTTCAAGATGCAGATCGTTTAGACGCTATTGGAGCTATTGGAATCGCGAGAACGTTCAATTATGGCGGATTCAAAAATAGAGCGCTGTATGACCCTAATATTGCTCCAAACACAAAAATGAATAAAGAAGAGTACAAAAATAATGAGGCTCCAACTATCAATCATTTTTATGAAAAATTATTACTCTTAAAAGATAAAATGAATACTCCTTCAGGAAAAGCCATTGCAACAGAAAGACACCGTTATATGGAAGGGTTTTTGTCCCAGTTTTATGCGGAATGGGATGGGGAAAAATAATGATTCATGAATGAAGATTAACGATTTTTGATTGCTGATTGAAATCAAAAATCGTTAATTAAAAATCGAATATCTTAAATAATCCCTTTTTCTTTCATTTCGATTATTACATCCGACGCATTTTTAAAGGTAGGCGCTTGTTCAATAATACTTCCAACCCTTTTTTTATTCAGTTTAAAAGTGATGTCATTTTCGGTTGTGAATAATAAAGCAGTCAAAAATGGATTGTTCATATAGGGAAACAAAATTGCATAGGCATCTTCCAAAGTGTGAAAACTTTCCACTTCTTCTGTTTTATAACGAGCCATAAGCGAAAGTGTGTATCCACCTTCATCTAATAAAACGGGTCGTATATAAATATTTTTCAATTCGGTATCACCTATGGTTTTTGCCAAAGTTAATTTGGCATAAGTACCTTCTTGAATGCTTTTTTTTACGCTTTCCCAAAAAAGGGCAAATATTGGTTCGTATGACATGAGTTTATTTTTAGGTTTGATTTTCTCAAAAAGGGAGAGTGCAAAATTAGGTTTTGTAAGTGAAAAGAGGAATGTATTCTATGAAAACTTTGTTTTTATAAATAGAAAACCGCAGATTCATAGCTTTATATTCTGTGAATCTGCGGTTTATTTTTAAATGTAAAGATTTACTCTCCAGTAAAAACGGCTTTTCTTTTTTCTAAAAAAGCAGTAGTCCCTTCTTTAAAGTCTTCGGTTCCAAAACATTTTCCAAAGGATTTTATTTCTGTTTGAAAACCATTTTCTCCTTCTTTATAATTTGCATTGATTGCATTGATTGCCATGCTAAT
The Flavobacterium sp. WC2421 genome window above contains:
- a CDS encoding lysophospholipid acyltransferase family protein yields the protein MQKLISYPISVIYYLCFGLTLVVFHPIQWVCFNLFGYQAHKVSVDYLNFFLLKCTNLLGTTYKFENLDSIPEGVPLIFVSNHQSMYDIIAMIWFMRRFHCKFVSKKELGKGIPSVSYNLRHGGSALIDRKDPKQAIPAIKGLSEYIEKNNRSAVIFPEGTRSKTGHPKPFAQSGLKILCKYAPSAYVVPISINNSWKVVKYGFFPLGLGNRLTFVIHKPLKVSEFKFEEIIEKAESAIVKGIKF
- a CDS encoding acyl-ACP desaturase, producing MSIKNIRLEVMQFLEKNVASYVDQYLIPVEEIWQPSDFLPNSESDNFLEEVKELREISKDLPYDFWVAMVGDMITEEALPTYENWLMEVEGVDNLERNGWAQWVRQWTGEENRHGDLLNKYLYLSGRVNMREIEMTTQHLINDGFDIGTGRDPYKNFVYTSFQELATYVSHNRVSQLAKSYGDKKLAKMCKMIAGDEMRHHHAYSEFVNQIFKIDPSEMMLAFQYMMKAKIVMPAHFLRESGAKISSAFELFSDSAQRIGVYTANDYVEIMQKLIDKWEIDKISGLTDEAEKARDYLMKLPARMARISERIVIPQETHIFKWVEPARL
- the rnpA gene encoding ribonuclease P protein component, with product MNFTYSKNEKLKSKITIGLLFSEGKSVSKYPLRLVYYADDTVDAQKIKMGVSVSKKHFKKAVDRNYFKRVLRETYRLNKHLLIDSLDKPYAFMFFYQSKDRLSFEEINTKTIQLFEKFIAQTAKKETHENGNDSITG
- a CDS encoding HD domain-containing protein; translation: MNNTDIISKTIAFVKEKLNNAEGGHDWFHIERVYKNSILIANEEACDLTVVKLGALLHDIADSKFHGGDETIGPKTARTFLEYENVDESIIDHVVKIIENISFKGGNFEKNFSSIELDIVQDADRLDAIGAIGIARTFNYGGFKNRALYDPNIAPNTKMNKEEYKNNEAPTINHFYEKLLLLKDKMNTPSGKAIATERHRYMEGFLSQFYAEWDGEK